From the Limanda limanda chromosome 2, fLimLim1.1, whole genome shotgun sequence genome, one window contains:
- the as3mt gene encoding arsenite methyltransferase → MAEDKSTCGKGFHDSSVHVDVKEYYGIKLKQTSDLKTNACVAPAQPIPAFIRQALKKVHPEVTARYYGCGLVVPECLEECIILDLGSGSGRDCYMLSQLVGEKGHVTGIDMTEDQLKVARTYVDYHMQEFGYKKPNVSFVQGYIEALTEAGLEKNSFDIIISNCVVNLSPDKRRVLAEAYSILKDGGELYFSDIYSSDRLTEEIKNHKVLWGECLGGALWWKDLLTLAEEVGFSPPRLVTASVITVDNKDLEAILGNFKFVSATYRLFKVPKGNTKPSQVIYNGGITGAEDSFQFDHQYTFKVDGVVDVDGEVASILTHSRFAGDFTIQPSGGPGGSCGVKPTAKVEDPFELVLQLEKKGPGSTTGGCCSTKSATCCK, encoded by the exons ATGGCTGAAGACAAGAG TACTTGTGGGAAAGGCTTCCATGACAGCTCCGTTCACGTGGACGtgaag GAGTATTATGGAATTAAGCTGAAGCAAACCTCTGACCTGAAGACCAACGCCTGTGTGGCTCCTGCCCAGCCCATCCCTGCCTTCATCCGCCAGGCGCTGAAGAAAGTGCACCCTGAAGTCACTGCcag GTACTACGGCTGTGGCCTGGTGGTGCCGGAGTGTCTGGAGGAATGCATCATCCTGGACCTGGGCAGTGGCAGCGGGAGGGACTGCTACATGCTGAGTCAGCTGGTGGGAGAGAAGGGCCATGTCACTGGCATTGACATGACTGAGGACCAG CTCAAAGTGGCCAGGACGTATGTGGACTACCACATGCAAGAGTTTGGATACAAGAAGCCCAACGTCAGTTTTGTCCAGGGCTACATCGAGGCCCTAACAGAGGCGGGTCTAGAGAAGAACTCATTTGATATCATCAT TTCCAACTGTGTGGTGAATCTGTCTCCAGACAAGAGACGAGTCCTGGCTGAAGCCTACAGCATTTTAAAG GACGGTGGTGAGCTGTATTTCAGTGACATCTacagcagtgacagactgacgGAGGAAATAAAGAATCACAAAGTGCTGTGGG GTGAGTGCCTCGGCGGAGCGCTCTGGTGGAAGGACCTGCTCACATTGGCTGAAGAAGTTGGCTTCAGCCCCCCCCGGCTGGTCACAGCCAGCGTCATCACCGTTGACAACAAAGATCTGGAGGCTATCCTGG GTAACTTCAAGTTTGTCTCTGCCACATACCGACTGTTTAAGGTCCCTAAAGGCAACACCAAGCCCAGTCAGGTCATATATAACGGCGGCATTACTGGAGCAGAGGACAGCTTCCAGTTTGACCATCAGTACACATTCAAG GTTGATGGAGTAGTGGATGTGGACGGAGAGGTGGCCAGTATCCTGACACATTCAAGATTTGCAGGGGATTTCACTATCCAGCCGTCTGGAGGCCCTGGCGGGTCATGTGGAGTCAAACCTACG GCAAAAGTTGAGGATCCCTTCGAGTTGGTTCTTCAGCTGGAGAAGAAAGGACCAGGTTCCACCACAGGGGGGTGCTGCAGCACAAAGTCTGCAACCTGCTGCAAATGA